In the genome of Neisseria animaloris, one region contains:
- a CDS encoding RHS repeat-associated core domain-containing protein, translating to MYSNGRYTYIYTDTDSYEPLAQIHNYTNEEFESKQETNYFHCDQIGIPREMTDKDGRLLWFGDYYGWGKLKSENNITETAHQPFRLQNQYCDQETGLHYNFFRYYEPDAGRFVNQDPIGLWGGTNFYQFAVNAKSWTDPLGLCDLDWSGVDPHGLSRKDHVRRHGQDDPGRCGPHGVFADDPIEQTEAAWEKAKRDNITPTQQGNRSVYTVPFPEAGLQGGDPSHPNHCGILNNIRIVVENGNKVIAAFPI from the coding sequence GTGTATTCCAACGGGCGTTACACCTACATTTACACCGATACGGACAGCTACGAACCGCTGGCGCAGATTCACAACTACACCAATGAAGAGTTTGAAAGCAAACAGGAAACCAACTATTTCCATTGCGATCAAATCGGCATTCCGCGCGAGATGACCGATAAGGACGGCAGGCTGCTGTGGTTCGGCGATTATTACGGTTGGGGTAAGCTGAAGAGCGAAAACAATATAACGGAAACAGCTCATCAGCCGTTTAGGTTACAGAATCAGTATTGCGACCAAGAGACGGGGTTACATTACAACTTCTTTAGGTATTACGAACCTGATGCGGGTAGGTTTGTCAATCAGGATCCGATTGGGTTGTGGGGGGGAACAAACTTTTATCAGTTTGCGGTAAATGCAAAAAGTTGGACAGACCCATTAGGGCTTTGTGATTTAGATTGGAGTGGAGTTGATCCTCATGGCTTATCAAGAAAAGACCATGTTAGACGACATGGCCAAGATGATCCTGGTAGATGTGGACCTCATGGTGTTTTTGCTGACGATCCAATAGAGCAAACAGAAGCAGCTTGGGAAAAGGCTAAACGTGATAATATCACTCCAACTCAACAAGGAAATAGAAGTGTATATACCGTTCCATTTCCTGAAGCTGGGTTACAAGGAGGTGATCCTAGTCATCCGAACCATTGCGGTATACTTAATAATATAAGAATTGTTGTAGAAAATGGAAATAAAGTTATTGCCGCTTTCCCCATATAA
- a CDS encoding DUF6531 domain-containing protein, whose amino-acid sequence MAVNKIARKSSKFRVVFMVPDFCWPPPPAPPQVPPIPLPLFADLGGAQNVTEDVRINRKQAFVFNASKTNKTYGDEIALPGRKGVISRTATQPAWPMMHSSSVKIRQRYIVRAGDMFHMNNKYKKPRPPKPCISCKMAAAVGRPVNPIHGLKFLENETDFAFEGLMPLVWNRSYYSDQDGTGWLGEGWSIPGSQRIIRDAAGLAYIDDQGRLFPLPEVDEDDEEPVLFESEQIWFSKNSDGHYVIASLNGSVSLRFAPLAVSEDDPNGNSCSLLPLVAVEDANGNHQRFIYHPLTGLPQYIIDGNGRVFYLHFGNVADAAAPKLRLLSVSLLDTLPAVGAAAQIGAALVRYEYSAGGDLLRVIGRDGVVKRSFTYQNNLMVSHTDAAGLTAYYEYSHYTPTGKVLRNWTSLGEEWRFTYHDGYTEVTDVLGRTEQYHYDYNNELTKRVFADGSTNIMERDSLGRLLSHTDAMGRVTRYQYSNEGQIETIVRPDGAMLHFDYDDSYRLIRKSNAEGHYDSYTYDEAGNLLTHTDPLKHTTRFEYADNGLLLSVTDPKGSTTEYHYDRNHQPDLITDCSGYQTKLAYTPEGQLARITDALGQHTEYHYDANRNLTLALYPDGSKETFRYDNANRLTSHTDGEGHTTAYEYGQDGLPTQRTNALGHTFGYHYDQARRLIGLTNENGARYRFAYDVLDRLVAESGFDHKLTAYHYNAGNELVQQNEYGDDASVAAKLMAQYGGQPVKSTDRTPLSDGLKDKTPLRITEFQRDILGRLKHTLAHDNKGNIQETAYHYDLNGNLVRAANRHSITCFDYNAGGQLIGQHYWKVPTREENEQNGLIDTDWRDPQYDMLFQPITKSIHYHYDFNGNRTTTVLPDGRQINYLYYGSGHLHQINLDGEVVSDIERDKLHREIQRTQGALTSRYELDPVGRLKKQIAALNGLSESGNGKSKVAAGYSQTAVKRSYGYDKTGNLLHSSDQRTGTTHFGYDKLGRITKAGDERFAFDPAHNILSTNGQTVSDGLNAVTDNRIKHYNGISYYYDDLGNLIHRELPNGEVQNYFYDLHDQLVKAEIFKKDGSKETWHYIYDALGRRISKYRELSDGLKAKERECVWDGSRLLQEKHSDGLYTYLYTDQDSYEPLAQIRNYTDAEGESKQETNYFHCDQIGIPREMTDKDGNLLWFGDYFGWGKLKSENNITETAHQPFRLQNQYFDRETGLHYNFFRYYEPETGRFINQDPIGLWGGGNFYWLARNSQGWIDPLGLSAISMDTAIELALKFLKKDVPVQIIDGPTGVQLIQNYEENGKKMTKRVGFDVNPGSCHVQKLGPHLNLQTQVNGKIQKKGKLADPHIPIDPSTIRKGDY is encoded by the coding sequence ATGGCCGTCAACAAAATCGCCCGTAAAAGCAGCAAGTTCCGCGTGGTGTTTATGGTGCCCGATTTCTGTTGGCCGCCCCCGCCCGCTCCGCCGCAAGTGCCGCCGATTCCCCTCCCTCTGTTCGCCGACCTCGGCGGTGCCCAAAACGTTACCGAAGACGTCAGAATCAACCGCAAGCAGGCTTTCGTCTTCAATGCCAGTAAAACCAATAAAACCTACGGCGACGAAATCGCCCTGCCCGGCCGCAAAGGGGTGATTTCCCGCACCGCCACCCAACCGGCCTGGCCGATGATGCATTCTTCTTCGGTTAAAATCCGCCAACGCTATATCGTCCGTGCCGGCGATATGTTCCATATGAACAATAAGTATAAGAAGCCGAGGCCCCCCAAACCGTGTATTTCTTGTAAGATGGCAGCGGCGGTCGGTCGCCCGGTCAATCCGATTCACGGGTTGAAGTTTCTGGAGAACGAAACCGATTTCGCCTTCGAAGGCTTGATGCCTTTGGTGTGGAACCGCAGCTATTATTCCGACCAAGACGGCACCGGCTGGCTCGGCGAGGGCTGGAGCATACCCGGCAGCCAACGCATCATCCGCGATGCGGCGGGCTTGGCCTATATCGATGATCAGGGGCGGCTGTTTCCGCTGCCGGAAGTGGACGAAGACGATGAAGAACCGGTGTTGTTCGAGAGCGAACAAATCTGGTTCAGCAAGAATTCAGACGGCCATTATGTGATTGCTTCGTTAAACGGTTCGGTGTCGCTGCGTTTCGCGCCGCTGGCGGTCTCGGAAGACGATCCGAACGGCAACAGTTGCAGCCTCTTGCCGTTGGTGGCGGTGGAAGATGCCAACGGTAACCATCAGCGCTTTATCTACCACCCGCTGACCGGATTGCCGCAATACATTATCGACGGCAACGGACGGGTGTTCTACCTGCACTTCGGCAATGTCGCCGATGCCGCCGCGCCCAAACTGCGCCTGTTGTCGGTATCGCTGCTCGATACCCTGCCCGCTGTCGGCGCAGCCGCACAGATCGGCGCAGCATTGGTGCGCTACGAATACAGCGCCGGCGGCGATTTGCTGCGTGTTATCGGCCGCGACGGTGTAGTCAAACGCAGCTTCACCTATCAAAACAACCTGATGGTGTCGCACACCGATGCGGCGGGTTTGACCGCTTATTACGAATACAGCCATTACACTCCCACCGGCAAAGTATTGCGCAACTGGACTTCGCTGGGCGAAGAATGGCGTTTCACCTATCACGACGGCTACACCGAGGTAACCGATGTCTTGGGGCGCACCGAACAATACCATTACGACTATAACAACGAGTTGACCAAACGGGTGTTCGCCGACGGCAGTACCAATATCATGGAGCGCGACAGCTTGGGCCGTCTGCTCAGCCACACCGACGCAATGGGCCGCGTTACCCGTTACCAATACAGCAACGAAGGCCAAATCGAGACCATCGTCCGCCCCGACGGCGCCATGCTGCATTTCGACTACGATGACAGCTACCGCCTGATCCGCAAAAGCAATGCCGAAGGCCATTACGACAGCTACACTTACGACGAAGCCGGCAATCTGCTGACCCATACCGACCCGCTCAAACACACCACCCGCTTCGAATATGCCGACAACGGTTTGCTGTTGAGCGTTACCGACCCGAAAGGCAGCACCACCGAGTATCACTACGACCGCAACCACCAGCCCGACCTGATTACCGACTGCTCCGGCTACCAAACCAAACTGGCCTACACCCCCGAAGGGCAGTTGGCGCGCATCACTGATGCCTTAGGCCAGCACACCGAATACCATTACGACGCCAACCGAAACCTCACCCTCGCCCTTTATCCCGACGGCAGCAAAGAAACCTTCCGTTACGACAACGCCAACCGCCTGACCAGCCATACCGACGGCGAAGGCCACACCACCGCATACGAATACGGCCAAGACGGTTTGCCGACACAGCGTACCAATGCGCTGGGCCACACCTTCGGCTACCACTACGACCAAGCAAGAAGGCTCATCGGCCTCACCAACGAAAACGGCGCCCGCTACCGCTTCGCCTACGACGTGCTCGACCGTTTGGTGGCCGAAAGCGGCTTCGACCACAAACTGACCGCCTATCACTACAACGCCGGTAACGAACTGGTGCAGCAAAACGAATACGGCGACGATGCCTCCGTAGCCGCCAAACTGATGGCGCAATACGGCGGCCAACCGGTTAAAAGCACAGACAGAACACCGCTTTCAGACGGCCTTAAAGACAAAACCCCGCTCAGAATCACCGAGTTCCAACGCGACATCTTAGGCCGTCTGAAACACACCCTTGCCCATGACAACAAAGGCAACATTCAGGAAACCGCCTACCATTACGACCTTAACGGCAACCTCGTCCGTGCCGCCAACCGGCACAGCATTACCTGTTTCGACTACAACGCAGGAGGCCAACTTATCGGCCAGCACTATTGGAAGGTACCGACCCGAGAAGAGAACGAGCAAAACGGCCTGATAGACACCGACTGGCGCGACCCGCAGTACGATATGCTGTTCCAGCCGATTACCAAGAGTATCCATTACCATTACGACTTCAACGGCAACCGCACCACCACCGTATTGCCCGACGGCAGACAAATCAATTATCTCTATTACGGCAGCGGCCACCTGCACCAAATCAACCTCGACGGCGAAGTCGTCAGCGACATCGAACGCGACAAACTGCACCGCGAAATCCAAAGGACACAGGGTGCCTTAACCAGCCGCTACGAACTAGACCCAGTAGGCCGTCTGAAAAAACAGATTGCCGCCCTCAACGGCCTGTCCGAAAGCGGCAACGGCAAAAGCAAAGTGGCGGCGGGTTACAGCCAAACCGCCGTCAAACGCAGCTACGGCTACGACAAAACCGGCAACCTGCTCCACAGCAGCGACCAGCGGACGGGTACCACGCATTTCGGGTACGACAAACTGGGCAGAATCACCAAAGCGGGCGACGAACGGTTTGCCTTCGACCCCGCGCATAATATCCTGTCCACCAACGGCCAAACTGTTTCAGACGGCCTCAACGCCGTTACCGACAACCGCATCAAACACTACAACGGCATCAGCTATTATTACGACGACCTCGGCAATTTGATTCATAGAGAACTGCCAAACGGCGAAGTGCAGAACTATTTCTACGATTTGCACGACCAACTGGTTAAGGCGGAAATCTTTAAGAAAGACGGCAGTAAAGAGACTTGGCACTATATATATGACGCGCTGGGTCGGCGGATAAGCAAATACCGCGAACTTTCAGACGGCCTAAAGGCGAAAGAGCGGGAATGCGTATGGGACGGCAGCCGTCTGTTGCAGGAAAAGCATTCAGACGGCCTCTATACCTACCTCTACACCGATCAGGACAGTTACGAACCTTTGGCGCAGATTCGCAACTACACCGATGCAGAAGGCGAAAGCAAACAGGAAACCAACTACTTCCACTGCGACCAAATCGGCATACCGCGCGAGATGACCGATAAAGACGGTAATTTGTTGTGGTTTGGGGATTATTTCGGCTGGGGTAAGCTGAAGAGCGAAAACAATATAACGGAAACAGCGCACCAGCCGTTCCGGCTTCAAAACCAATACTTTGACCGTGAAACGGGGTTGCATTACAACTTCTTCAGGTATTACGAGCCTGAGACGGGTCGGTTTATCAATCAAGATCCGATTGGGTTGTGGGGTGGGGGTAATTTTTACTGGCTTGCTAGAAATTCTCAAGGGTGGATTGATCCTTTAGGGTTATCTGCTATTAGTATGGATACTGCAATAGAATTAGCATTAAAATTCTTAAAAAAAGATGTACCTGTTCAAATAATTGATGGCCCCACAGGAGTGCAACTTATTCAAAATTATGAGGAAAATGGAAAGAAAATGACGAAAAGAGTAGGTTTTGACGTAAATCCTGGAAGCTGCCATGTACAGAAATTGGGGCCGCATTTAAATTTACAAACTCAAGTTAATGGTAAGATACAGAAAAAAGGTAAATTGGCAGATCCACATATACCTATTGATCCTTCAACTATCAGGAAAGGTGATTATTAG
- a CDS encoding SUKH-3 domain-containing protein yields the protein MKQPYEIHSDFFKKMISSGWYENREIILDSLPSHLEELPKDVKKFLREIWYLTISYDAYYRSNGRIFLSTILHNFGETTNSLVDYSLDDEDFTFYQKSIGKRLRNFGFADNREILIDELGRIYFIPDSGDLYYQGGKFYEGLYNLIFRTGKSYIVGDDGELFVESEEGILSGNMNIRDTE from the coding sequence ATGAAACAACCATACGAAATCCACTCAGATTTTTTTAAGAAAATGATTTCTTCAGGCTGGTATGAAAATAGAGAAATTATTTTAGATTCTCTACCTTCCCATTTGGAGGAGTTACCTAAAGATGTAAAAAAATTTCTAAGAGAAATATGGTACTTAACAATCAGCTATGATGCTTATTATCGTAGTAACGGACGTATATTTCTATCTACAATATTACATAACTTTGGGGAAACTACAAATAGCTTAGTCGACTATTCGCTAGATGATGAGGATTTTACTTTTTATCAAAAATCTATTGGCAAAAGATTAAGAAATTTCGGCTTTGCAGATAATCGGGAAATTCTTATTGATGAATTGGGAAGAATTTATTTTATTCCTGATTCTGGAGACTTATATTATCAGGGGGGCAAATTTTATGAAGGATTATATAATTTAATATTTAGAACTGGAAAATCATATATTGTAGGAGATGATGGGGAGCTTTTTGTAGAATCAGAAGAAGGCATTTTATCAGGGAATATGAATATTAGAGATACTGAGTAA